The genomic region ATCATTATTGTCATATTCTAAAACTAAATAATCTCTTTTTATCCCTTGAGTCTCTATATTTTTAATGCCTAGATATCGACCAATGCCATAATTTACGTGGACCACATAATCGTGAATATCTAATTCTCTGTAATCTTTAACTACCCATTTTTCTGTAGATTTATATCTCCTTTTAGAGATCTTGATTTTTTCCCATATTTCTTGCTCGCTAATTACTACTAATTTAATCTCTTCTTCTAAAAAGCCATGAAGATAAACATTTTCTTCAAAGATAAAGATCTTAATTTTCTCCTTCAGGGCAACCTCTTCTTCTATTGAACTTAAAATTCTTTCTTCTTGGAGTTTTGATCTTACTAATACAACTACCTCATAATTTTTTGCTTGCCAATTTAACAAGTCTTCTACTAATAAACTAATTTTTCCATTATAACTTACCAGAAAAGGGATGTTAAAGAAGATTTCAGAAGATTTTATCTCGGTATTATTGATTAAAGAAGTATGAATTAGATAATATCTTGATAAAATATTTTTAATATCTTCTATCTTGATAAAGATTTCAGCAGGAGAGGGGATTTTTTTACTAATCAGTAATCTTTCTTGATAAAAATCATCTATCTCTTTTTGTAGATTCTTATATTCAAAGTAAAATCTTGACCACTCATCGATAACTAATAAAACTTCTTCGGGAACATATTCAAAGAAAGAAACTTTTTGTCCTTGGCAATCGCATAAAATGGATTCATTTCTAGCTAAGATTAGCACTTCTTCAAGATGTCGTAATGATCCTTGAGTAGAAATATTAAATTCTCTGATGGACTCTATGACATCTCCAAAAAATTCCACTCTAAGAGGTACCTCACTTGGTGGGTAAAGATCAACTATACCTCCCTGTGCTCTAAAATATCCTTCTTCCTCTACTTGCTCGCAGATTTCATATCCAAAACTAACTAAGATCTTAATCAATTCATCTCTATTGGTCTCTTCTCCTTTCTTGATAAGGATCTTTTTAGTCTGTAATTCCTTTGGAGGTATAAGTTTATAAGAGATTGATCTAGAAAAGGCTACAACTATCATTTGTTCTTTAGCCAGAAACTTAAATAATATTTTTATTCGTTCTCCCATTAATCCTTCAGCAGGCCTTTGTTCTTCATAAGGCAAAATTTCCCAAGAAGGAAATAAAAAGGTGTTTTTTGTGAAAAGAAGTAAATTTTGATGAAGTTCTTCGGCTTCATTCTGAGTAGGGGTGATAATCAAGATGGTCTTTTTTTCTTTTTCAAATAAAGCTGATAACAAGTAAGCTTTAGTTAAGATACTTAAACCTATCACCTTTTGCTCTTTTTGTTTTTTTGATAAGTTTTTTAATATTTCTTTGAAATTTTTATGAATATATAATTTTGAGAGTAAATAATTTAAAAACATAATTATAAGTCGTAGAAAAAAGGAATTTTAGAAAATTATAAACAATTTAACATTAAGGTGTCAATAAGATATCTATCAATTCCAGAGCACTTATTAATGAAAATTTGACCTAGAGCAAGTTAATTTGAGGGCAAACAAGCTTATCTTTTGTTACTCGGTATTATTTCCTATGTCCGGTTTTCGTTGATAACTACTATAATGATAGACTTGATGGAGTTAAATGCAAGGATATGACTTGTCCTGTCCGGAACAGCATCTTTTCATGACAGTTTTTTCATAATTAGAATTGCTGATTCTGCATTTGACAGATAAAGAATGTTATGGTAAAATTTTATTAAGTAAATAATCTCATTTGTGGCTAAAAACAAGGAAAGACAATTATGACCCCAGTAGTTTCTATAGTAGGCCAAAAAAATAGTGGCAAGACTACCTTAATAGAAAAAGTGATTCCTGAATTAAAAAAGCGTGGCTATCGGATTGGAACAATTAAGCATACAATCCATGAAATTAAAGCCAAAGATATTGATCGTCAAGACAAGGATACTTATCGACATCAGATGGTTGGTGCAGAAATCGTAATTTTATCGGGACCAAATAAATTAATGCTTCTCAATGAAGTAAAAACTCCTCTTTGTCTTGACAAGATTAGAAAAAAATACTTAGATGAAATGGATCTTATTTTAACCGAAGGTTATAAATCTGAAGATAAACCAAAGATCGAAGTCTTTCGTCAGGAAGCAGCCGAAAAAGAAGAACTATTGTCCTCAGTAGAGAAAGATAATTTGGTAGCAGTGGTAAGTAATCTTAAATTTGAGCTTAACATCCCCTTTTTTGGATTAGATGATTACTTAAAAGTAGCTGACTTTCTCGAAAAAAGATTCATTAAAAAGGAAAGGTCATTAGAGATAAAGCTAACTGTTAATCAGAAAGAAATTTTTCTTAAAAGTTTTATAAGTAAGTTTCTTAAAAATTCTATTGTCGGTATGATTAGTTCCTTGCATAGCATTCCTGAAAACCTCCAAGAGATAGAAGTAAAGATAAAATTACTAAAAGATATCCCCAAGGAGAAATGAAAAGATGATTTCGCCAGATGAAGCTTTGAAAATTATCCTTCAATCAGTCAAGGCAAGTGAAGAAACAGAAGAAGTCTCTATCATAGAAGCTTTTGGCCGAACATTGGGAAAAGAGATTTATGCCAAGATAGATCTACCCTTATTTGATAATTCAGCTATGGATGGATATGCTTTAAAGGCCATTGATACTCAAGGAGCATCACCAGAGGTATCAGTAATTTTAGAAGTAATTGAAGAGGTGCCCGCTGGATATTTCCCGACTCAAAAGATTAGTCCAGGCCAAGCCACTAAGATTATGACTGGCGCCCCTATTCCAGAAGGAGCAGATACGGTCTTAATGAAAGAGTTCACCGAGATTAAAGGCAATCAGATCAAGGTATTCAAAGAGGCAAAAGTTGGGGAAAATATTCGCCATCGAGGCGAAGATGTCCGGATTGGTCAGTTAGTTCTTGAAAAAGGTAAGTTAATTAACCCATCGGTGGTGGGGATGTTAGCTACATTAGGTAAAGACAAAGTCAGAGTAGTAAAAAGACCCACCATTGCTGTATTAGCTACCGGTGATGAGTTAACAAAAATTGACGAAATACTCCTCCCGGGCAAGATTCACGATAGCAATTCTTATGCCTTGTTATCTTTGATCCAAAAACATGGTGGAGTAGCTAAACTTCTTGGCATTGCAAAAGATAACTTAGATCAAATTAAGGAAAAGATAAAAGAAGGCTTTAATTACGATTTCCTGGTAATCTCTGGTGGGGTCTCCGTAGGTGATTATGATTTAGTTCATCAAGCTCTGGAGGACTTAGGGGTAGAGATAAAGTTTTCTCAAGTAGCGATAAAGCCCGGCAAGCCTTTGACCTTTGGCTTATTAAAAGATAAATTAGTCTTTGGTTTGCCTGGTAATGTGGTTTCGGTAATCGTTTGTTTTGAAAAGTTTATTCGGCCAGTAATTTTAAAGATGCTAAACCAGAAAGATTTAAAATTGCCAATGGTCACTGCTGAATTAAAGACAGCTATTGAAAAAAAAGGTAATCGACGTTATTTTTTTATGGCCAAAGTAACCTGGGAAAACGGAAAGTACTGGGCATTACCAACCAGATCTCAAAGTTCAGGTTCTCTAAGGTCAATGATTATGGCTAATGGACTTATTATTGTTCCAGAATCGGTAAAAAAGATTCCCGCCCAAGATATGGTTCTGGTAGAAATGTTGGAATTTCCATCCTTCTTGCCAGCCTGAGTTAGGATATTTCTCTATTATAAAAAAAATATAAGAGGAACAAATGTCTCTGGCAGATGAAATAAGCCAATGGATTAAGACTAAAGTAGAAGAAGCCAAGGCAAAAGGTGTTGTCGTTGGACTTAGTGGTGGCCTCGATTCTTCCGTAGTAGCTGCTTTAGTCAAAAAAGCGCTGGGAGATAATGTCTTAGGGCTAATCATGCCTTGTCAAAGCAACCCCATAGATGAAGAAGATGCTTTACTGGTAGTCTCAAGATTAAATCTTAAGATAGAAAAAGTATCATTAGATGTTACCTACAGTAAGTTATTAGAAACGCTCCCTTTTGGTAATAAGTTAGCCTTGGCTAATTTAAAACCCAAGTTATTAGAAACGCTCCCTTTTGGTAATAAGTTAGCCTTGGCTAATTTAAAGCCCAAGTTATTAGAAACGCTCCCTTTTGGTAATAAGTTAGCCTTGGCTAATTTAAAACCAAGATTAAGAATGCTCATTTTATACTATTTTGCCAATAGTTTAAACTACTTAGTAGCCGGCACCGGCAATAAATCAGAGATTATGGCTGGTTATTTTACTAAGTATGGAGATGGAGGGGTGGACATCTTACCTATTGGAGGATTATTGAAGACAGAGGTAAGAGCCTTAGCCAAGGAATTCAATCTTCCAAAAAAAGTCTTAGAAAAAGCACCTACCGCTGGATTATGGCCAGAACAAACAGATGAAGATGAGTTAGGCCTCACTTATCATGACTTGGATGAAATCTTAAAGAGATTAGAGTCTAATGAAATCACCAATTTACCTCAAAAATTGGTGATTAAAGTTAAAAAATTAGTAGAAATTTCGCAGCATAAGAGAATGTTACCCTTGGTATTTAAACAAGATCTAAGTTAAGGTAAATATGTTACGAGTAATTTCTGGAATTGCCAGAGGAAGTAAGCTTAAGAACGTAAATCTTTCTTCTACTCGACCTATTCAGGATCGAGTAAAAGAGTCGTTATTTAATATCTTAAAAGATAACCTTGAAGATTCTCTCTTTTTAGATTTATTTGCTGGCACTGGAAGTGTAGGAGTTGAAGCTTTAAGTCAAGGTTGCCAAAAAGCCATCTTTGTAGAAAATAATTACCAAGCGATAGAAGTAATAAAATTTAACCTAAAAAAAACAAATTTTATCCTTAAGTCTCAAGTCATAGACCAAGATGTTTTTAAGGCGATAAAGATGCTTCACCAGCAAAAACAAGTATTTGACTTTATCTTTGTAGGACCTCCTCAATTTAAGGATCTTTTAAGTAAAACCTTACTAAGTTTAAAAGAATATCCTTTGTATATTCCCTCTACGACCATAATTATTGGCCAAGCTCACCCTAAAGAAGAGCTTAAAGAGATTCCTTCCTTTAGATTACAAGAAAAAAGAAGATATGGAAATACAGTCCTCTTATTTTATAAAGTTGATCCTTAAAGAGAAAGATTGAGGCTGGTTGAATTAGCCAGTAATTTGCTATAATCTAAAATAAGACCAAAGGCGAGGTGAAGAAATGGACGAATTATATTTAACTACCGATAGATTATAAGAAAAAAGAAGATATGGAAATACAGTCCTCTTGTTTTATAAAGTTGATCCTTAAAGAGAAAGATTGAGGCTGGTTGAATTAGCCAGTAATTTGCTATAATTTAAAATAAGACCAAAGGCGAGGTGAAAAAATGGACGAATTATATTTAACTACCGAAGGACTAAATAAACTAAAAGAAGAATTAAATTATTTAAAGAATGTCAGAAGAGGAGAGCTTTCTAAAGCCATCGGTGAAGCCCGAGACTTAGGGGACCTTCGTGAAAATGCAGAATATCAATCAGCCAAGGAAGAACAAGGACGAACAGAAGCCAAAATTAGATTCCTTGAAGAAAAGATAAGCCGGGCAAAACTTGTAGAAAATGAAAAGTTTCCCACTGATACCATTTGTATTGGTTCTAAAGTAAAATTAGAAGACTTAGATAAAAATTTAGAGCAAATTTATACTTTGGTTAGTCCCTTAGAAACAGATTTTAATTCTGGAAAAATATCAATTAAATCTCCTGTCGCTAAAGGACTATTAGGAAAAAAAGTAAGTGAGGTAGTAGAAATTAATATTCCCGCTGGTCAATTACACTACAAAATATTAGATATCTCTAGATGAGAAAAAAGAGTTATGCAAGTCCTCTACTTCCAAAGCAAAATTAGTAAAGACCTTAGCGATTGTAGGATCAAACTGTTTTCCGGAGCAAACCTCTACCTGAGAGAAGGCCTCTTTTAGACTCATCTTTTTCCGATAAGGACGATCACTGACCATCGCATCAAAAGCATCAGCCAGGCAAAGGACTCTCGCCATTAAAGGAATATCTTCACCACTTAAACCTTGAGGATAACCTCCTCCGCTAAAACGTTCATGATGAAACATAATGGCTGGAATAATATTAGCTAATTTTTTTATTGATCTTAGTATATTAGCGCTCTTGACCGGATGTTCTTTTACTTTGTCAAATTCTTCAGCAGTTAAGTTTCCTGGCTTGTGAAGAATTTCCAAGGATATACCTATCTTGCCAATATCATGAAAAAGTCCAGCTAAATATATTTTGTCTCTTTTTTCCTTAGAAAAATTTAGTTTCTCAGCTATAAAGACAGCATATTGAGCAACCCGAGATGAATGACCGAAAGTATATTGGTCTGCAGTGTCTATGGCTGAAGATAAAGCACTAGTAACTTCTAGAAATAGCTCTTGGAGTTCTTGATAATGAGCAACTTTATCAATAGAGATTGAACATAAACAAGAAACAGTAGATACACTCTTTAGATCATAAGCACTAAATACTTGGTCAATCTTGTCAAATAAACAAAGGACGTTTATTTCTCTATCGTTTATTCTAAAAGGAACAATAAGGACACTTTCTTCTGCTAATCCGAAATATCTATCTTTATGTCTATAAACCTGATTATCTAAAACCGTTCTTTTCTCTAATATTTTAGGTAGGATAAAGTCATTAAAATATGAGTTGTTCTTGATATTAATAGCTGTCCCTAATTGGTCATTATTAAGACCTTCACTGCTCTTTATGTCAATAGTTTTACTTCCTTCCTTGATCGTCCCAATTAAGCCTTTTTTAACATTAATTTGGTTAACTAAGTATAAAATTACTATCTTATACATCTTACTTAAATCATATAAGTGAGTCAGATGCTTGCTTACATTAAAAAGTAATGATAATTCTTCTTCTATCCTTGCCTTCTCTTCTCTTTTTTTAAGCAGTTCTAAAATATAAAGATGATCTTTTTCTTCAAGAAAATGGTGCTCTAATTTATTCTTTAAGTCTTCCTTTAAAGTCAAATCCAGATCTTGACGGGTTTTTTCATCTTTATCTGCTAACAAGAATCTGTTCATTTTGCACCTATTGATTTAATTAAAGGAAAAAACTTGTGGAAAAATTTGCCCCTTAATCTTTGATAAACTCTAAAATAGCTTTACTTACTTCTCCTGGTTTTTCTATTTGAGAGACATGACCACAATTTTCAATCATTAAAAGCTTAGAGCCTTTAATATCTTCATTTAATTGATAAGCAAAAGAAGGAGGAATAATGCTATCTTGATCTCCCCAAATAATTAAAGTAGGGACACGGATCTTTTTAATTATCTTTTCTTTAAAAAATTGGTCATCAGTCTTTAGTTTTAAGATTTGTCGAGCTGTCCAAATTAGAGCATCTGTAGCTTTTGGAATCTTTATATATTGAGCATAAATTTTAATATCTTCATCGGTAATAAGTTTTTTATTATACACCATTTGCCTGACTGTATATTTTACTAAAAAATACTTAGGCAAGATGGCAAAAGCTATCTTAGGAATAACTGAAAAAGCAGCAAATCTAAGATAAAAAGGTGGTTTTTGGTTATAACATAAAGAATTAATTAAAATTAGTTTTTCCACCATTTGGGAATGCTCTTTGGCAAAGATCATGGCTAATCCACCACCATATGAGTTTCCAACAATAGTAGCTTTATCTAAATTAATACTCTTCATAAATCCGTGAAATAGATCAGCTATCTTATAAATGGAATAATCTTCTTCCTTTTCCGGCTTATCTGACTGGCCCACTCCCCTCATATTCCAAAAAATAACTCTATATCCCTGAGAAGCTAACTTATTTACTAAATGTCTCCAATCATAATCATTGCCTCCTAATCCATGAAGCAAGACGATAGTTTCTTTCCCCGTCCCTTCAACAAAGTATTGTATTCTTTCCTTACCTACATAAGCAAATTTCTCTTCACCTAATTTAAAAATTTCTTTAGCTAGTAAAGAATCTCTAATCAGTAAAAAAAAAGTTATTAAAGCTACTGACAAGAAAAATAAAGTGGTCTTTAATTTACTCATATCTTTTTATCCTATATGGCCTCTCAAAATATTGCAAAATTCACGAAAGTCCAATTAGCTATCCTCTTTCTTCTTTTAATAAGAATTTTTTCTAAATAAATAACTAGCTATTAAAAATATCACTGCGGAAAATATTATCAAGACCGTTAAATCTTTGATCACCGAAAATTGAGTAACTTCAATTAAAGCAGCCCTAAGCCCATCCACTCCATAAGAAAGAGGGTTTAAGTAAAAAGCATATTTTAACCAATTAGGAAGCTTATCTAAAGGAAAGAAAGCTCCGGACAATAAAAACATAGGCATAATTAAGAAATTTACCATTAACTGATAACCATGGGGATCGTTCATTTTAGAAGCAAAGGCAATACCTAATGTAACTAAAGGAAAAGAGGTTAAAAACATAAAAATTAAAGAAAGTAAAATTCCTGAAAAAGAAGGTAACTTTATTCCAATTACCAAAGAAAGAAGTAACATTAAGATAGCTTGAATTAAGGCCGTGGTACTTCCTCCTAAGGCTTTACCTAAAACAACGCCACTACTTGATACCGGAGCAACCATAATCTCTTTTAAAAACCCAAACTGCTTATCCCAAATTACAGAAAATCCTGTAAACATTGAAGAAAAAAGAAGAATCATTCCTATTACTCCAGGCATCATAAAATCTATATATCTATTTCTCCCCATAGAGATATTAAAGGCAGAACTAA from bacterium harbors:
- the mobB gene encoding molybdopterin-guanine dinucleotide biosynthesis protein B — encoded protein: MTPVVSIVGQKNSGKTTLIEKVIPELKKRGYRIGTIKHTIHEIKAKDIDRQDKDTYRHQMVGAEIVILSGPNKLMLLNEVKTPLCLDKIRKKYLDEMDLILTEGYKSEDKPKIEVFRQEAAEKEELLSSVEKDNLVAVVSNLKFELNIPFFGLDDYLKVADFLEKRFIKKERSLEIKLTVNQKEIFLKSFISKFLKNSIVGMISSLHSIPENLQEIEVKIKLLKDIPKEK
- a CDS encoding molybdopterin molybdotransferase MoeA is translated as MISPDEALKIILQSVKASEETEEVSIIEAFGRTLGKEIYAKIDLPLFDNSAMDGYALKAIDTQGASPEVSVILEVIEEVPAGYFPTQKISPGQATKIMTGAPIPEGADTVLMKEFTEIKGNQIKVFKEAKVGENIRHRGEDVRIGQLVLEKGKLINPSVVGMLATLGKDKVRVVKRPTIAVLATGDELTKIDEILLPGKIHDSNSYALLSLIQKHGGVAKLLGIAKDNLDQIKEKIKEGFNYDFLVISGGVSVGDYDLVHQALEDLGVEIKFSQVAIKPGKPLTFGLLKDKLVFGLPGNVVSVIVCFEKFIRPVILKMLNQKDLKLPMVTAELKTAIEKKGNRRYFFMAKVTWENGKYWALPTRSQSSGSLRSMIMANGLIIVPESVKKIPAQDMVLVEMLEFPSFLPA
- the nadE gene encoding NAD(+) synthase → MSLADEISQWIKTKVEEAKAKGVVVGLSGGLDSSVVAALVKKALGDNVLGLIMPCQSNPIDEEDALLVVSRLNLKIEKVSLDVTYSKLLETLPFGNKLALANLKPKLLETLPFGNKLALANLKPKLLETLPFGNKLALANLKPRLRMLILYYFANSLNYLVAGTGNKSEIMAGYFTKYGDGGVDILPIGGLLKTEVRALAKEFNLPKKVLEKAPTAGLWPEQTDEDELGLTYHDLDEILKRLESNEITNLPQKLVIKVKKLVEISQHKRMLPLVFKQDLS
- the rsmD gene encoding 16S rRNA (guanine(966)-N(2))-methyltransferase RsmD codes for the protein MLRVISGIARGSKLKNVNLSSTRPIQDRVKESLFNILKDNLEDSLFLDLFAGTGSVGVEALSQGCQKAIFVENNYQAIEVIKFNLKKTNFILKSQVIDQDVFKAIKMLHQQKQVFDFIFVGPPQFKDLLSKTLLSLKEYPLYIPSTTIIIGQAHPKEELKEIPSFRLQEKRRYGNTVLLFYKVDP
- the greA gene encoding transcription elongation factor GreA; amino-acid sequence: MDELYLTTEGLNKLKEELNYLKNVRRGELSKAIGEARDLGDLRENAEYQSAKEEQGRTEAKIRFLEEKISRAKLVENEKFPTDTICIGSKVKLEDLDKNLEQIYTLVSPLETDFNSGKISIKSPVAKGLLGKKVSEVVEINIPAGQLHYKILDISR
- a CDS encoding HD-GYP domain-containing protein, translating into MNRFLLADKDEKTRQDLDLTLKEDLKNKLEHHFLEEKDHLYILELLKKREEKARIEEELSLLFNVSKHLTHLYDLSKMYKIVILYLVNQINVKKGLIGTIKEGSKTIDIKSSEGLNNDQLGTAINIKNNSYFNDFILPKILEKRTVLDNQVYRHKDRYFGLAEESVLIVPFRINDREINVLCLFDKIDQVFSAYDLKSVSTVSCLCSISIDKVAHYQELQELFLEVTSALSSAIDTADQYTFGHSSRVAQYAVFIAEKLNFSKEKRDKIYLAGLFHDIGKIGISLEILHKPGNLTAEEFDKVKEHPVKSANILRSIKKLANIIPAIMFHHERFSGGGYPQGLSGEDIPLMARVLCLADAFDAMVSDRPYRKKMSLKEAFSQVEVCSGKQFDPTIAKVFTNFALEVEDLHNSFFSSRDI
- a CDS encoding alpha/beta hydrolase, with the protein product MSKLKTTLFFLSVALITFFLLIRDSLLAKEIFKLGEEKFAYVGKERIQYFVEGTGKETIVLLHGLGGNDYDWRHLVNKLASQGYRVIFWNMRGVGQSDKPEKEEDYSIYKIADLFHGFMKSINLDKATIVGNSYGGGLAMIFAKEHSQMVEKLILINSLCYNQKPPFYLRFAAFSVIPKIAFAILPKYFLVKYTVRQMVYNKKLITDEDIKIYAQYIKIPKATDALIWTARQILKLKTDDQFFKEKIIKKIRVPTLIIWGDQDSIIPPSFAYQLNEDIKGSKLLMIENCGHVSQIEKPGEVSKAILEFIKD
- a CDS encoding ABC transporter permease; the encoded protein is MIRFFRAKSRIIGSLGMPFFFLVILGTGFSSAFNISMGRNRYIDFMMPGVIGMILLFSSMFTGFSVIWDKQFGFLKEIMVAPVSSSGVVLGKALGGSTTALIQAILMLLLSLVIGIKLPSFSGILLSLIFMFLTSFPLVTLGIAFASKMNDPHGYQLMVNFLIMPMFLLSGAFFPLDKLPNWLKYAFYLNPLSYGVDGLRAALIEVTQFSVIKDLTVLIIFSAVIFLIASYLFRKNSY